The Mycolicibacterium flavescens genome has a segment encoding these proteins:
- a CDS encoding alpha/beta fold family hydrolase, with product MTAEVRTRDGRRLALAEVGDPNGPLVMHNHGGPSSRLEVLLLADSAAKNGIRLVGVDRPGMGQSSVQKVRSYAGWADDLTTIADALGYREFGVTGWSEGGPWALAAAAYIDSGRLRHVSSIAPGSYGAFGDNSAAPYLSKIDALGGFLALRFKPAFRLMYAALGYSAKNRRDGFVKTLRRSVGEHDRQILSRPEVETTFMNAVAECFAHGSDGLVRDAEVLYRAWDFDISRIARPVHLWQGLDDRLVPDPINKAVSHSMPGSVWHPVDGAGHFVAIGSGDEIFAVAAHELRMS from the coding sequence GTGACTGCGGAAGTGAGGACGCGCGACGGTCGTCGACTGGCCCTCGCCGAGGTCGGCGACCCGAACGGTCCCCTTGTCATGCACAACCACGGTGGGCCCAGCAGCCGCTTGGAGGTCCTGCTGTTGGCGGACTCGGCGGCCAAGAACGGGATCCGGCTCGTCGGCGTCGACCGCCCGGGTATGGGACAGTCGAGCGTTCAGAAGGTCCGGTCGTACGCGGGCTGGGCCGACGACCTGACGACCATCGCGGATGCGTTGGGCTACCGGGAGTTCGGCGTGACGGGCTGGTCGGAAGGCGGCCCATGGGCGCTGGCGGCCGCCGCCTACATCGACAGCGGGCGGCTGCGCCATGTCAGCAGTATCGCGCCCGGCAGTTACGGCGCTTTCGGTGACAACTCCGCGGCGCCGTACCTGTCGAAGATCGATGCCCTTGGCGGCTTCCTCGCGCTACGGTTCAAGCCCGCTTTTCGCCTCATGTATGCCGCGCTCGGATACTCCGCCAAGAACAGGCGCGACGGATTCGTCAAGACCCTCCGCAGGTCGGTCGGTGAGCACGACCGACAGATACTGAGTCGCCCGGAGGTCGAAACGACGTTCATGAATGCGGTCGCCGAATGCTTCGCTCACGGCTCGGACGGCTTGGTCCGTGACGCGGAAGTGCTCTACCGGGCGTGGGACTTCGACATCTCGCGGATCGCGAGGCCGGTGCATCTGTGGCAGGGGCTCGACGACCGACTCGTGCCCGATCCGATCAACAAGGCGGTGTCGCATTCGATGCCGGGTTCGGTATGGCATCCCGTCGACGGAGCAGGGCACTTCGTCGCGATCGGCTCAGGCGACGAAATCTTCGCCGTCGCCGCGCACGAGCTGCGAATGTCGTGA